The following proteins come from a genomic window of Lachnoclostridium phytofermentans ISDg:
- a CDS encoding response regulator transcription factor produces the protein MAKILIVEDEVKIARFVELELKYEGYTVDIANDGRSGLEKALKSDIDLVLLDVMLPGLSGIEVCRRIRMESQVPIIMLTAKDDVTDKVAGLDMGADDYMTKPFAIEELLARIRVALSRHSKSSAEAKQDVLTHGELKLNLTSHSANYGEEDLTLTKKEYELLEYLMRNKNIALTREQLLNNVWDYEYFGDTNVVDVYIRYLRQKIDDKYGVHLISTVRGVGYIIRDEK, from the coding sequence ATGGCGAAGATATTAATTGTTGAGGATGAAGTTAAGATCGCTAGATTTGTAGAACTTGAACTTAAGTATGAGGGTTATACGGTTGATATTGCAAATGATGGTAGATCAGGCCTTGAAAAGGCTCTAAAGTCAGACATTGATTTAGTATTGTTAGATGTTATGCTTCCTGGGTTAAGCGGTATTGAAGTGTGTAGAAGAATACGTATGGAGTCTCAGGTACCAATTATTATGTTAACAGCGAAGGATGATGTCACGGATAAAGTAGCTGGTCTTGATATGGGCGCCGATGATTATATGACGAAACCTTTTGCTATTGAGGAGCTTTTAGCTAGAATTCGTGTGGCACTCAGCAGACATAGTAAGAGTAGTGCAGAAGCAAAACAGGATGTATTAACTCATGGTGAACTTAAATTAAACCTAACAAGCCATAGTGCTAATTATGGGGAGGAAGATTTAACTCTCACAAAAAAAGAATACGAATTGTTAGAGTATTTAATGAGAAATAAAAATATAGCGCTAACAAGGGAACAATTATTAAATAATGTATGGGACTATGAATATTTTGGAGATACCAATGTAGTAGATGTATATATTCGTTATCTTAGACAAAAAATTGATGATAAGTATGGAGTGCATTTAATAAGTACAGTTCGAGGGGTGGGATATATAATTCGAGATGAAAAATAG
- a CDS encoding S1 RNA-binding domain-containing protein, whose protein sequence is MDETNLTMDDFKTELEHSLKRLTEGDLVKGTVIGISDTEVTVDLSYSSEGIIKLEELSNDPRFSIKADVTIGEEITAMILSEDKEGNLLLSKKKADDILSWDKLKTMMTERTVTTVKVSNAVNGGVVTYLEGIRAFIPASMLSLSYVEDVSTFVGKVLKVIVITADKEANKLVLSAKEVLREEEAKEKSHKISQVQKGIVTTGIVDKLMPFGAFVSIGEGLSGLVHISQICGKRIKSPAEVLKEGQEVKVKVLDVKDGKISLSIKAVSDAEEVHEDAVDIPAEYSTGEQVTTGLGDLLKNFKF, encoded by the coding sequence ATGGACGAAACTAATTTAACCATGGATGATTTTAAAACAGAACTGGAACATTCCTTAAAGCGTCTTACAGAGGGTGACCTTGTGAAAGGTACCGTAATCGGTATCTCTGATACTGAAGTTACTGTTGACTTATCTTATTCTTCAGAGGGTATCATTAAGCTAGAAGAATTGAGTAACGACCCTCGTTTTTCAATTAAAGCAGATGTTACCATTGGAGAAGAAATTACTGCAATGATACTATCAGAGGATAAGGAAGGTAATCTACTTCTTTCAAAGAAAAAAGCAGATGATATATTATCTTGGGATAAGTTAAAAACCATGATGACAGAACGTACTGTTACCACTGTGAAGGTATCTAATGCGGTAAATGGCGGTGTTGTAACTTATTTAGAAGGTATTCGTGCATTTATTCCTGCCTCAATGCTAAGTCTCTCTTACGTAGAGGATGTATCTACCTTTGTAGGTAAAGTATTAAAAGTAATCGTAATAACTGCTGACAAAGAAGCAAATAAACTTGTTTTATCTGCAAAAGAAGTATTAAGAGAAGAAGAAGCAAAAGAAAAATCCCATAAAATATCCCAAGTACAAAAAGGTATTGTAACAACTGGTATTGTTGATAAACTTATGCCATTTGGTGCATTTGTTTCAATTGGAGAAGGCCTTTCTGGACTTGTTCATATTTCTCAAATTTGTGGAAAACGCATTAAGTCACCTGCAGAGGTATTAAAAGAAGGTCAAGAAGTGAAGGTTAAGGTCTTAGATGTAAAAGATGGTAAGATTAGCCTTAGTATAAAAGCAGTCTCTGACGCAGAAGAAGTTCACGAGGATGCAGTCGATATACCAGCGGAATATAGTACAGGAGAGCAAGTGACTACTGGCTTAGGAGACTTACTAAAAAACTTTAAGTTTTAG
- a CDS encoding ABC transporter ATP-binding protein → MKISHYLKKYWYRYAFAIFCIFVTVGLDMLNPQVTMRIIDNVIGEGQRDQLAPLLVVVLLIGVGRCIFGYLKEYNFDSVSSKISADLRSKLFRHIQTLSVDFFDKNNTGELMSRVKDDVDRIWDAFNYVSMLLIEVVIHTSIILYCMFHLNKKLFLVPVIAMPLVAILAVLLERKLGGIYEEISEQNATLNTIAQENLAGVRTVKAFAREKFEIQKFLSHNKRYYDLNMSQSKVLTRYQPLFQLITRALPLIIVIYGGYLTIQGEITLGVLAAFVEYSNNITWPMEMIGWLTNAAASAVASNKKIKKIFAENPSIQNPEKPVILDEITGNIEFRNVDFEIDGKEILHNINFHLPAGKTIGIMGATGAGKTSIINVLQRFYDVKEGEVLLDGVNIKELNLTQLRKSVSLVMQDVFLFSDTINENVKLGKKTSIEDDEVIHALKHAQASDFIEQMEEQYDTIIGERGVGLSGGQKQRISIGRAIAKKAPILVLDDSTSALDMETEHQIQETLNSLNGTTKIIIAHRISAVRNADEIIFLENGTIAERGTHNDLLKKEGLYYETYMAQYGDYLETSKEVIACNY, encoded by the coding sequence ATGAAAATCTCACACTATTTAAAAAAGTACTGGTATCGTTATGCCTTTGCTATCTTTTGCATTTTCGTAACCGTCGGCTTAGATATGCTAAATCCACAGGTTACAATGCGTATTATTGATAATGTTATTGGAGAAGGGCAACGAGACCAACTAGCTCCACTACTTGTTGTTGTTTTACTTATTGGCGTAGGTCGTTGTATCTTTGGATATTTAAAAGAATATAACTTTGATTCTGTCAGTTCCAAAATATCTGCTGATCTAAGAAGCAAACTATTTCGCCATATACAAACACTGTCAGTAGATTTTTTTGATAAAAATAACACTGGTGAACTTATGTCCCGTGTAAAAGACGATGTTGATCGTATCTGGGACGCCTTTAACTACGTAAGTATGTTGTTAATAGAGGTAGTCATTCATACCAGTATCATCTTATATTGCATGTTCCACCTAAATAAAAAATTGTTTCTTGTTCCAGTAATAGCAATGCCGTTAGTAGCAATCTTAGCAGTTCTTTTGGAAAGAAAACTTGGTGGAATATATGAAGAAATCAGTGAGCAAAATGCAACACTTAATACGATCGCACAAGAAAATCTTGCAGGTGTTCGAACAGTAAAAGCATTTGCTCGTGAAAAATTTGAAATTCAAAAGTTCTTATCACATAACAAACGTTATTATGATTTGAACATGAGCCAATCCAAAGTACTCACTCGTTATCAGCCATTATTTCAGCTGATTACTAGAGCGCTTCCATTAATCATTGTTATCTATGGTGGCTACTTAACCATTCAAGGTGAAATTACTCTTGGTGTACTTGCCGCTTTTGTTGAGTATAGCAATAATATTACCTGGCCAATGGAGATGATAGGCTGGCTGACAAACGCTGCTGCCTCTGCTGTAGCTTCGAATAAGAAGATTAAGAAGATTTTTGCAGAAAATCCTAGCATTCAAAATCCAGAAAAACCTGTCATTCTTGATGAGATTACTGGTAATATCGAATTTCGTAATGTAGATTTTGAAATAGATGGGAAAGAAATTCTTCATAATATCAATTTTCATTTGCCTGCTGGAAAAACGATTGGTATTATGGGCGCGACTGGCGCTGGTAAGACATCAATTATTAATGTGCTTCAAAGGTTTTATGATGTAAAAGAAGGAGAAGTACTTTTAGATGGAGTAAATATCAAAGAATTAAATCTTACCCAACTAAGAAAAAGCGTTTCTTTGGTTATGCAAGACGTATTCTTATTCTCTGATACCATTAATGAGAACGTTAAGCTTGGTAAGAAGACATCCATTGAAGATGATGAAGTCATTCATGCACTGAAACATGCACAGGCCTCTGATTTTATCGAACAGATGGAAGAACAATACGATACCATCATTGGAGAACGTGGCGTCGGTCTATCGGGCGGTCAAAAGCAGCGTATCAGCATCGGTAGAGCTATTGCAAAAAAGGCTCCAATCTTAGTTCTTGACGATTCTACTTCTGCTCTCGATATGGAAACAGAACATCAGATACAAGAAACTTTAAATTCCTTAAATGGAACGACTAAGATCATCATCGCTCATAGAATCAGTGCTGTTCGTAATGCAGATGAGATCATTTTCTTAGAAAATGGAACCATTGCAGAACGAGGAACTCATAATGACCTTTTAAAGAAAGAAGGACTCTATTATGAGACCTATATGGCACAGTATGGTGATTATTTAGAAACCTCCAAAGAGGTAATTGCATGTAACTATTAA
- a CDS encoding YaaL family protein, giving the protein MKLFKKNQDEFNKELLKEIANTQKELESAYSNFENVVDPDLIDSCIYQVNAIQHRYKFLLKQVKNSAPYSV; this is encoded by the coding sequence ATGAAATTATTTAAGAAAAACCAAGATGAATTTAACAAAGAACTATTAAAAGAAATCGCAAATACACAAAAAGAATTAGAGTCCGCTTATTCTAATTTTGAGAATGTCGTTGATCCAGACTTAATAGATAGCTGTATCTATCAGGTGAATGCAATCCAACACCGCTATAAATTCCTACTAAAACAAGTGAAAAATTCTGCCCCATATTCCGTATAA
- a CDS encoding ABC transporter ATP-binding protein has translation MAVNAIKEDESLHVASKKNTLLRLYRYLLAYKKSIAVVLLIMCGTITISLINPIIIEKAIDKYIKGGNINGLIKLGIFALVLNITLVILVKLRMYIMSKLSNSVLVTIRQELYTHIQTLSFKFFDSRPTGKILARIMGDVNSLKDVLSNSVTTLIPDFITICSVVIIMFVKNYKLALASLCSFPLMAFGVWFVQTRAHKRWQIHKKKSSNVNAFIHEDVSGMRIIQSFGAEDETEEEFDELLKEHRDSFMSAVRFADAFGPIVDICWALATLFLFLVGVNLIGKDPSVEVGTIVAFGSYISMFWHPLLNLSNFYNQLITNITGAERIFEILDTKPDVNDAKDVHTLPNVRGEVDFKHVSFSYDEDTNVLRDVSFHVKPGETIALVGPTGAGKTTIINLISRFYDIQKGTITIDGYDLTKVSIESLREQMGVMTQDNFLFTGTIKENISYGKLDATDEEIITAAKAVNAHEFIMKMEKGYDTELKERGAGLSIGQKQLLAFARTMVSKPKILILDEATSSIDTHTELLVQKGIEALLKGRTSFVIAHRLSTIQKADRIFVIDNGGIIESGSAAELLERKGAYYNLYMAQFKNIA, from the coding sequence ATGGCTGTGAATGCTATAAAGGAAGATGAAAGTCTTCACGTAGCCTCTAAAAAGAATACCCTGCTAAGACTATATCGCTATCTACTTGCCTATAAGAAATCTATCGCTGTTGTATTACTTATTATGTGTGGTACAATTACCATTTCTTTGATTAATCCTATAATCATAGAAAAAGCAATTGATAAATATATCAAGGGTGGTAATATAAATGGATTAATAAAACTTGGAATCTTTGCTCTTGTATTAAATATAACCTTAGTAATCTTAGTAAAGCTTCGAATGTACATTATGTCCAAATTATCCAATAGTGTACTTGTAACAATACGTCAGGAACTTTACACTCATATACAAACCTTGAGTTTTAAATTCTTTGACTCAAGACCAACCGGTAAAATCCTTGCTCGTATTATGGGTGATGTTAACTCCCTGAAAGATGTATTAAGTAATAGCGTAACAACTTTAATCCCTGATTTCATTACCATATGCTCCGTTGTTATTATTATGTTTGTGAAAAACTATAAACTAGCACTGGCTTCCCTTTGTAGCTTTCCACTGATGGCATTTGGTGTTTGGTTTGTTCAGACAAGAGCTCACAAACGTTGGCAGATTCATAAGAAGAAAAGCTCTAATGTCAATGCCTTCATTCATGAAGATGTATCTGGAATGCGTATTATACAAAGTTTTGGTGCAGAAGATGAAACAGAAGAGGAATTCGACGAATTATTAAAAGAGCATCGTGACTCTTTTATGTCAGCAGTACGATTTGCAGATGCCTTCGGACCAATCGTTGATATCTGCTGGGCGCTTGCCACCCTATTTTTATTCCTTGTTGGCGTCAATCTAATTGGAAAGGATCCAAGTGTAGAAGTTGGTACCATAGTAGCTTTTGGTTCTTATATCTCCATGTTTTGGCATCCACTTCTAAACTTAAGTAACTTTTACAATCAGTTAATAACAAATATTACCGGTGCAGAACGTATCTTTGAAATTCTAGATACAAAGCCGGATGTTAATGATGCAAAAGATGTCCATACCCTGCCTAATGTTCGGGGTGAGGTCGATTTTAAGCATGTCTCCTTTTCTTATGATGAGGATACCAATGTCCTTCGTGATGTCAGCTTCCATGTTAAGCCTGGAGAAACGATTGCTTTGGTTGGGCCAACTGGCGCTGGTAAAACAACAATTATTAACCTTATTAGCAGATTTTATGATATCCAAAAAGGTACTATCACGATTGATGGCTACGACCTAACTAAGGTATCTATCGAAAGCTTACGTGAGCAGATGGGTGTCATGACCCAAGATAATTTCTTATTCACTGGTACCATCAAGGAAAATATAAGTTATGGTAAACTTGACGCTACTGACGAAGAAATTATTACTGCAGCAAAAGCGGTGAATGCACATGAATTCATTATGAAGATGGAGAAAGGTTATGATACAGAATTAAAAGAGCGTGGTGCTGGTTTATCCATTGGACAAAAACAATTATTAGCCTTTGCACGTACTATGGTATCAAAACCTAAAATTTTAATATTAGATGAAGCAACTTCTAGTATTGATACTCATACAGAGCTACTTGTTCAAAAAGGAATAGAAGCATTACTAAAAGGACGTACCTCCTTTGTAATTGCTCATCGTCTTTCTACCATACAGAAGGCAGATCGTATCTTTGTTATCGATAATGGTGGCATTATTGAATCCGGTTCTGCCGCAGAGCTTCTTGAAAGAAAAGGAGCTTACTACAACCTATATATGGCTCAGTTTAAAAATATAGCATAG
- a CDS encoding M18 family aminopeptidase has product MREKEIAGELLSYIKKSASPYHAVLEGITMLDEAGFIELDFRKTFCLKAGGKYYTKPFGTTLFAFTIGNQVTNTQQFRLASAHTDHPCLHVKPTAELTSKGYLRVNTEIYGGPILNTWLDRPLSIAGRVALKSENPFAPETRVIRVDKPFLTIPNLAIHMNKEVNKGVELMRQTDMLPLMGVLNETLNEKSYFIEFLAKELSVEVSDILDFDLYVFCAEDGLLLGMNEEFIQSPRLDNLTSCHALLRGIIDGNREDGINVIGLFDNEEIGSETKQGADSALFSMFLEKIYQALGYDRAALNDSILSSFLISMDVAHALHPSKIDKYDPVNYALMNDGVVFKISGNQRYTFDTEAIASMVMLCDKYNIPYKKFVNHSDVIGGGTMGPIISSWLPMKTVDIGIPMLAMHSARELMGTKDQKALVDLATAFFME; this is encoded by the coding sequence ATGAGAGAAAAAGAGATCGCAGGAGAATTACTTTCCTATATTAAAAAATCAGCATCACCTTATCACGCGGTATTAGAAGGAATTACTATGCTTGACGAAGCAGGCTTTATAGAGCTTGATTTTCGTAAGACTTTTTGCTTAAAAGCAGGTGGTAAGTATTATACCAAACCTTTTGGAACTACCTTATTTGCATTTACCATTGGCAATCAGGTGACAAATACGCAGCAGTTTCGCTTAGCTTCTGCACATACAGACCATCCATGCCTTCATGTGAAACCAACTGCAGAGTTAACTAGCAAAGGGTATTTACGAGTTAATACAGAAATATATGGTGGTCCAATTTTAAATACTTGGCTTGATCGCCCACTCTCTATTGCTGGTAGAGTAGCACTTAAGAGTGAAAATCCATTTGCTCCAGAAACTAGGGTAATTCGTGTAGATAAGCCGTTTTTAACAATTCCTAACCTTGCAATTCATATGAATAAAGAGGTAAATAAAGGTGTAGAGTTAATGAGGCAGACAGATATGCTTCCACTCATGGGTGTATTAAATGAGACATTAAATGAAAAATCTTATTTTATAGAGTTTTTAGCAAAAGAGCTTTCAGTTGAGGTTAGTGACATTTTAGACTTTGACCTATATGTTTTCTGTGCTGAGGACGGATTGCTACTTGGTATGAACGAAGAGTTTATACAGAGTCCAAGACTTGATAATCTTACTTCCTGTCATGCATTACTTCGTGGTATTATTGATGGAAACCGTGAGGATGGTATCAACGTTATCGGTTTATTTGATAATGAGGAAATTGGAAGTGAAACGAAGCAGGGAGCAGATTCTGCATTGTTTTCAATGTTCCTTGAGAAGATTTATCAAGCATTAGGTTATGATAGAGCTGCGCTAAATGATTCTATCTTAAGCAGTTTTCTCATCTCTATGGATGTGGCTCATGCTCTTCATCCAAGCAAGATAGATAAATATGATCCAGTGAATTATGCACTAATGAATGATGGTGTAGTATTTAAGATTAGTGGAAATCAGCGTTATACCTTTGATACAGAAGCGATTGCATCCATGGTTATGCTATGTGACAAATACAACATTCCTTATAAGAAATTTGTGAATCATTCTGATGTAATCGGTGGTGGTACAATGGGACCGATTATCTCCTCATGGCTACCAATGAAGACTGTAGATATTGGTATTCCAATGCTAGCGATGCACTCTGCTAGAGAGCTTATGGGTACCAAAGATCAGAAGGCATTAGTTGATCTTGCTACCGCATTTTTTATGGAATAA
- the metG gene encoding methionine--tRNA ligase — protein sequence MSKKPYYITTAIAYTSGKPHIGNTYEIVLADSIARFKRLEGYEVFFQTGTDEHGQKIEEKAAEVGVSPKEFVDKVAGGIKDIWDLMNSSYDKFIRTTDVDHEKQVQKIFKKLYDQGDIYKGNYEGMYCTPCESFFTASQLVNGKCPDCGRECQPAKEEAYFLKLSNYTGRLIDHINTHPEFIQPESRKNEMMNNFLLPGLQDLCVSRTSFKWGIPVDFDPKHVIYVWIDALSNYITGIGYDCDGNSTEQFNKFWPADLHLIGKDILRFHTIYWPIMLMALDLPLPKQVFGHPWLLQTDPNAKDGSGVKMSKSRGNVLYADDLVEFFGVDAVRYFVLHEMPFDNDGVINWELMVDRMNSDLANTLGNLVNRTISMSNKYFEGVVNKTDVTEPVDADLIEVVTKTRDKVVAKMANLRVADAISEIFTLFKRCNKYIDETMPWALAKEEEKKARLENVLYNLVESICIGANLLEPFLPESAEKILAQLNAKKRNIEELATFGLYDNGTKVTDQPQILFARLDLKEVLAKVEEKHASEVEETAKVEEVKQEETVIEIPAKDEITYDDFAKLQFQVGEIIACEEVKKSKKLLCSQVKIGNQVKQIVSGIKAHYTAEEMVGKKVMVLVNLKPATLAGIVSEGMLLCAEDENGVLALMTPEKPMPSGAEIC from the coding sequence ATGAGCAAAAAGCCATATTACATCACAACTGCAATTGCATATACATCAGGTAAGCCGCACATTGGAAATACCTATGAAATCGTGCTTGCGGATAGTATTGCAAGATTTAAGAGATTGGAAGGTTATGAGGTATTCTTCCAGACAGGAACCGATGAGCATGGACAAAAAATTGAGGAAAAGGCTGCAGAAGTAGGAGTTTCTCCAAAAGAGTTCGTAGATAAGGTAGCAGGTGGAATTAAAGACATTTGGGATTTAATGAATTCTTCTTATGATAAATTCATTCGTACAACCGACGTGGATCATGAAAAACAGGTTCAGAAGATCTTTAAGAAGTTATATGATCAGGGTGATATCTACAAAGGTAATTACGAAGGAATGTATTGTACTCCATGTGAGTCCTTCTTTACTGCTTCCCAGCTTGTAAATGGAAAATGTCCTGACTGTGGAAGAGAGTGTCAGCCAGCAAAAGAAGAAGCGTATTTTCTAAAGCTTAGCAACTATACGGGGAGGTTAATTGATCATATCAATACACATCCAGAGTTTATTCAGCCAGAATCCAGAAAGAATGAGATGATGAACAACTTCTTATTACCTGGATTACAGGATTTATGTGTATCCAGAACCTCTTTCAAATGGGGTATTCCAGTAGACTTTGATCCGAAACATGTTATTTATGTATGGATTGATGCGTTAAGCAACTATATCACTGGTATTGGTTATGACTGTGATGGAAATTCTACTGAGCAGTTTAATAAGTTCTGGCCAGCGGATTTACACTTGATTGGTAAGGATATTTTACGTTTCCACACAATTTATTGGCCAATCATGTTAATGGCACTTGATTTACCATTACCAAAGCAGGTATTTGGTCATCCTTGGTTATTACAGACGGATCCAAATGCAAAAGACGGTTCTGGCGTGAAGATGAGTAAGTCCAGAGGTAACGTATTATATGCCGATGATTTAGTTGAATTCTTTGGTGTAGATGCAGTTCGTTACTTCGTACTTCATGAGATGCCATTTGACAATGATGGTGTGATTAACTGGGAGCTTATGGTAGATCGTATGAATTCCGATCTAGCGAATACCTTAGGAAACTTAGTAAATCGTACGATTTCAATGTCAAATAAGTACTTTGAAGGTGTTGTAAATAAAACTGACGTAACAGAGCCAGTAGATGCAGACCTAATTGAAGTTGTAACAAAGACGAGAGATAAAGTGGTTGCAAAGATGGCAAACCTTCGTGTTGCAGATGCAATTTCTGAGATCTTTACGTTATTTAAGAGATGTAATAAATATATTGATGAAACGATGCCATGGGCTCTTGCAAAAGAGGAAGAAAAGAAGGCTAGACTTGAAAACGTATTATATAACTTAGTTGAGAGTATCTGTATTGGTGCTAATCTTTTAGAGCCATTCTTACCAGAATCCGCAGAGAAGATTTTAGCACAGTTAAACGCTAAAAAGAGAAACATTGAGGAGCTTGCTACATTTGGATTATACGATAACGGTACGAAGGTTACAGATCAGCCACAGATCTTATTTGCTCGACTTGATTTAAAAGAAGTTTTAGCAAAGGTGGAAGAGAAACATGCAAGCGAAGTAGAGGAGACAGCAAAAGTGGAAGAAGTAAAACAAGAAGAAACTGTAATTGAGATACCAGCAAAAGATGAAATTACCTATGACGATTTTGCAAAACTGCAATTTCAAGTAGGTGAAATTATTGCTTGTGAAGAAGTGAAGAAATCAAAGAAACTTCTTTGTTCCCAAGTTAAAATTGGAAATCAAGTAAAACAGATTGTATCTGGAATCAAGGCTCATTATACTGCAGAAGAAATGGTTGGTAAGAAGGTTATGGTTTTAGTGAACTTAAAGCCAGCAACTTTAGCAGGCATCGTATCAGAAGGTATGTTATTATGTGCTGAGGATGAAAATGGAGTACTTGCATTAATGACACCAGAAAAACCAATGCCATCTGGAGCAGAAATCTGCTAA
- a CDS encoding sensor histidine kinase: MKNRAVEKIRSVLRKVILPYRKKKEAMLGGIRLSITNRIAMNYMKLLIINGFLFFFVFSILYLNIEKGRYEDLAEEIVVNLENDGDAFLTVVNPYSKLGVNMILYEVDTGREVYNDVTYDVKNYRRIFRSIHYTKSSDTHRLILDDDMEFVQGGTLYRAQFFYNMTKDYNRMWSLLWNMLILYVIIVFFIIQEGKKNNIKLLEPIQSMSATVNRLTVSNLHSERLNVAGTKNELKDLAIVFNNMLDRLETSYDRQKQFVSDASHELRTPIAVIQGYINMLSRWGSKDQEILEESIEAIKNEAKAMQDLVEKLLFLSRHDKKTLKLEKKIFNMRPIVEEMVKETKLVTANRVIEAPYLEDVNVYGDKQALKQAIRVFIDNAVKYTQDGDTIRIYCRNIRGDCMIGVEDTGIGMTRKDMDNIFNRFYRSDHVRDRKIEGHGLGLSIAKLIIMAHTGRIKVRSQFTKGTSFIVTIPRIRYDS; the protein is encoded by the coding sequence ATGAAAAATAGAGCTGTTGAAAAGATACGTAGTGTATTAAGAAAAGTTATACTACCATATCGTAAAAAAAAGGAAGCCATGTTGGGAGGAATTCGTCTCTCTATTACCAACCGTATCGCCATGAACTATATGAAACTATTAATTATTAATGGCTTTCTATTCTTCTTTGTATTTTCTATTCTTTATTTGAATATAGAAAAAGGAAGATATGAGGACCTGGCAGAAGAAATTGTTGTTAATTTGGAGAATGATGGAGACGCTTTTTTAACCGTAGTAAATCCCTATTCAAAGCTAGGTGTTAATATGATTTTGTATGAAGTCGACACAGGGCGAGAGGTATACAATGATGTTACTTATGATGTAAAAAATTACAGACGTATCTTTCGCTCAATTCACTATACAAAATCCAGTGATACACATCGTCTTATTCTAGATGATGATATGGAATTTGTTCAAGGAGGAACATTATACCGAGCACAGTTTTTTTATAATATGACGAAAGACTATAATCGTATGTGGTCTTTGCTATGGAATATGTTAATCTTATATGTTATAATCGTATTCTTTATTATACAAGAAGGTAAGAAGAACAATATTAAACTCCTTGAGCCAATTCAATCCATGTCTGCGACAGTAAATCGTTTGACAGTGAGTAATCTTCATAGTGAGCGATTAAATGTAGCAGGAACAAAGAATGAACTAAAGGACTTAGCTATTGTTTTTAATAATATGCTAGACCGATTAGAGACATCATATGATAGACAGAAACAATTTGTATCGGATGCTTCCCATGAGCTTCGAACTCCAATTGCAGTAATTCAAGGATATATTAATATGTTAAGCAGGTGGGGTTCCAAGGATCAAGAGATACTAGAGGAATCGATTGAAGCTATAAAAAATGAAGCGAAAGCCATGCAGGATTTAGTGGAAAAATTATTATTCCTCTCAAGGCATGATAAGAAGACACTAAAGCTAGAGAAAAAGATATTTAATATGAGACCAATCGTTGAGGAAATGGTAAAAGAAACAAAACTTGTAACTGCGAACCGAGTAATTGAAGCACCTTACCTGGAAGATGTTAATGTATATGGCGATAAACAGGCTCTAAAACAGGCAATTAGGGTATTTATTGATAATGCAGTAAAATACACTCAGGATGGAGATACTATCCGTATTTATTGCCGTAACATTCGTGGTGACTGTATGATTGGTGTTGAGGATACCGGTATTGGTATGACAAGAAAAGATATGGATAACATCTTTAACCGATTTTATCGTTCTGATCATGTCCGTGATCGAAAGATTGAGGGTCATGGATTGGGATTATCCATTGCAAAGCTTATTATTATGGCACATACAGGTAGGATCAAGGTACGTTCTCAGTTTACTAAAGGAACAAGTTTTATCGTAACGATTCCAAGAATACGCTATGATAGTTAA
- a CDS encoding NUDIX domain-containing protein, which yields MRAFVSDINKFLGNGKCNEEGKSLEKFLTEYDPNKYQNPSVTADFLVFQKPENSYDLQKDLKLLLIQRKNHPCIGWWALPGGFVEIHEDIDKAAARELLEETGLSDIPMEQIYTFGKQDRDPRTRIVTVAYLALLESNQKVEAGDDAAEAEWFSLSIEKEYEELLEEGNAILKHKRKRERYHIRVTCEKNQDIKAEATVDYFCNIDTLLLQEDYEVICSNGISFDHPAFILRAYQLLRKRM from the coding sequence ATGAGAGCATTTGTAAGTGATATTAACAAATTTTTAGGAAATGGAAAATGCAATGAGGAAGGAAAATCCTTAGAAAAATTTTTAACGGAGTATGATCCTAATAAATATCAAAATCCATCTGTGACCGCAGATTTCTTGGTTTTTCAAAAGCCAGAAAATAGTTATGACCTTCAAAAAGATTTAAAGCTTTTATTGATTCAAAGAAAAAACCATCCTTGCATAGGGTGGTGGGCCCTACCAGGAGGATTTGTTGAAATCCATGAAGATATAGATAAGGCAGCAGCGAGAGAACTTTTAGAAGAGACCGGGCTTAGCGATATTCCTATGGAGCAAATCTATACCTTTGGAAAGCAGGACAGAGATCCAAGAACAAGAATTGTAACCGTAGCATATCTAGCGCTCCTTGAATCAAATCAAAAAGTGGAGGCTGGAGATGATGCAGCAGAAGCAGAATGGTTTTCGCTAAGTATTGAGAAGGAATACGAAGAGCTTTTAGAGGAAGGCAATGCTATATTAAAGCATAAAAGAAAAAGAGAACGTTACCACATCAGAGTAACCTGCGAAAAAAATCAAGATATAAAGGCAGAAGCTACCGTGGACTATTTTTGTAATATTGATACACTATTATTACAAGAGGATTATGAGGTTATTTGTAGTAATGGAATTTCATTTGACCACCCTGCATTTATCTTAAGAGCATATCAGTTACTAAGGAAGAGGATGTGA